One part of the Vitis riparia cultivar Riparia Gloire de Montpellier isolate 1030 chromosome 6, EGFV_Vit.rip_1.0, whole genome shotgun sequence genome encodes these proteins:
- the LOC117916889 gene encoding protein FAF-like, chloroplastic, translating into MSASLSNTLRLSSSLKMDEEAKLIEKQGIVSILDSDCERTKVASLRRTLSGDMSSRKWLAQHGFSHMRKIASSQQFIVSAADSSSSSEGEDEYEEGKEVERPGGFQTWSSILTQKGGEESGKSGTLPLPYVHPLVKRSSSSLSEKSLQVCTESLGSETGSEGFSSSANTQEDKQDQQQQNQHQQKQQQQQYEKESSSLGKQELTVVERPDNYYSVRKRLQPPSSFPPPLSSLSPTQGPNVRFHTHRQNGRLVLEAVSVPTQNCFQAQRHGGRLVLTFANIPFNHEDTSDKEQDEEEEEAAAEDLGQEFENFEEENEIQMNEDENGEAASEEGEVVKVGKANEFNQEMEAAPKLPSGMINVHRSALMMKKLMGLVNRNPTWPPKLNKAANLEEATPLPPPPRVARIITTPPAATAASSFNAYDYCWRSKPPTGTAILNPPSISLKNNSDKFFLSKSSKAQEQQQLLLLRGNKAEYSVPLLRGCKEPRRSLVIWEPYCIATS; encoded by the coding sequence ATGTCAGCTTCCCTAAGCAACACCCTTCGCCTGTCTTCTTCTTTGAAGATGGACGAAGAGGCCAAGCTCATTGAGAAGCAGGGCATAGTCTCCATTCTTGACTCCGACTGCGAGAGGACCAAGGTTGCTTCTCTCCGCAGGACTCTGTCCGGGGACATGTCTTCCAGGAAGTGGTTAGCACAGCACGGCTTCTCCCATATGAGGAAGATTGCGTCATCCCAACAGTTTATTGTGTCGGCTGCAGATTCCTCGTCTTCGTCTGAAGGTGAAGATGAGTACGAAGAGGGGAAGGAGGTGGAGAGGCCTGGGGGGTTCCAGACATGGAGCTCAATTCTAACTCAAAAGGGCGGTGAAGAGTCAGGGAAATCGGGGACACTCCCACTTCCCTACGTGCATCCTCTTGTGAAGAGGTCGTCCAGCTCTCTGAGCGAAAAGAGCCTCCAGGTATGCACTGAGAGCCTGGGTTCAGAAACGGGCTCTGAGGGCTTTTCCTCCTCTGCCAACACACAAGAGGACAAACAAGACCAACAGCAACAGAACCAGCACCAGCAAAAGCAACAGCAGCAGCAATATGAAAAAGAGTCCAGCTCCTTGGGTAAGCAAGAATTGACGGTAGTGGAGAGGCCTGACAATTACTATTCTGTCCGCAAGAGATTGCAGCCTCCATCATCCTTCCCTCCCCCACTTTCTTCACTCTCCCCCACCCAAGGCCCTAATGTTCGCTTCCACACTCACCGCCAAAATGGGCGGCTGGTTCTTGAAGCGGTGTCGGTTCCTACTCAAAACTGCTTCCAGGCTCAACGCCATGGGGGTCGCCTTGTCCTCACTTTTGCAAACATTCCCTTCAATCACGAAGACACGAGCGACAAAGAACAagatgaagaagaggaagaagcagCAGCAGAGGATTTGGGAcaagaatttgagaattttgaagaagaaaatgaaatccaaATGAATGAAGATGAAAATGGAGAAGCAGCATCGGAGGAAGGAGAGGTGGTCAAAGTTGGGAAAGCAAATGAATTCAACCAGGAGATGGAGGCTGCGCCAAAGTTGCCAAGTGGGATGATCAATGTGCACAGATCAGCACTGATGATGAAGAAGCTGATGGGGTTGGTTAATAGGAATCCCACATGGCCTCCAAAGCTTAACAAAGCAGCCAATTTGGAGGAGGCAACGCCACTTCCACCACCTCCTCGGGTGGCTCGAATCATAACCACGCCCCCGGCCGCCACTGCGGCATCATCGTTCAACGCCTACGACTACTGCTGGCGGAGCAAGCCCCCCACCGGCACCGCAATCCTCAACCCACCATCCATATCCCTCAAAAACAACAGTGACAAGTTCTTTCTGTCCAAGAGCTCAAAGGCACAAGAGCAGCAACAATTGCTCCTGCTAAGGGGGAACAAGGCAGAGTATTCGGTTCCATTGTTAAGGGGCTGCAAAGAACCTAGGAGGTCTCTTGTGATTTGGGAGCCCTATTGCATTGCCACATCCTGA